The DNA window CAAATCCAGATacgagtatctgtatctgcatctgcttGCTGACAATTGCACGAGTTCAGTTCAATCAAGTGCAGATATTAAGAGTTTAACTCGAAGGCCTCGTTATTCCGTTCTTTGGGTTCTTTAATCACACTGGCCTGCAGGAAATGATGAAAAGGTTCTCGGCCCTCTGCAGGATTGCCATTTAACTTGCTTCTCATTGGCACTCATCCTCGCCAGAAACTGAGATTGGAAACCTTCATTAGGCGCAGACGGAGCGGAACAAATGTGTCATGTTCAATTTGAGGATATATCTTTCAAGTGCCTCGattttgattgcagattgtCCATGGCCGAAACAAGAAGCCGAAAGAACAATGCCAGAAACAGTTGCCCAAAAATTCAGCAGACAgcataaatattgaaaatgaaaaacaaatacgGATGAAGTACTAAGAGAAATCGCAACCATTCAATCAGCGGCGTCCTTCCAgaagcataaaaataaaagggattaggtatacaataaataattatttattaggaAATACTCGACAGGTAATGGTTTCCATAAATATGCTGGAAATGGAgaaaggaattttttaaaagggcAGTGTAGGCCttctttataattatattttttagcagTATCAAACTGATTTTGTGACTTGAAATCCCcgatttaattataataactcGCTCTGTTATTTTTCTAAAGCACTCTTCTTGAATTCGCACATAAATGATTTCTAGATTCTGACCCTGGGATCCTAAATCCTAGAAGAAACCATGTCTTCCAATTTTTGATGGTGCTTAGTATTTGGAGAATTCGACTCTAAATGCatgtacatttttttgggaCTTTTTGATTTCCTAGAATTTTAAgatttgttaaatttatatgttgCGAACAACTGCGGGCATAATTACAACATAAAGCAAATCTGTAACGTAAGATGTCGTTTTCTAATAGTACATTAGACCATCCTATTCTTATCATATAACAACTAAAAGTTCAAGGCCGCAATTACTCATTTTACATATTGATGAATTTGAaagctaataatatttttacattatatCATTGACCGCGTAAGTGGAAAGGCCCTCTCTTATTCATAGCTATAACCTTTATTTCGGATTGAAAGagtcttttaatttttcgttAGTTGTTACGGTGgacttatattttaattatttactttGTATAAATAGTTTATCATTGCAACGCATTATCAAGCATATTAATTTGAGCAATAAATCAGTATTAGTCCGCCATATTTTCTGTTTATCACTTACCGACACCTTTTAAGCCCTCCAAAGATGCGCCACTGATGCTCTCCGTTCCCTTATGCATCCACTAATTTTAGAGCCTTTCGAGCAGAGTACAGCCCAGGCAATTAAGAGAAATGTGCAATTTTACTCGAACATCTAGCAACATTTGCAACAATTTCTTTCTTAACGTGTTTGGTTCCATATCGTTGTGCGTGTGTGGGCTCATTTCAATATGGACAATACAGGCAAACAGGGCTCCACATACGCCCACAAAAACACACACCAATACCAATAAATCAGAATGCGAGAACTGACCAAATACAAGAATCGAAAAATGCATAACGAAAGCATAAATTGCCAACAATAAATAAccgaaaaaattgtaaataaagtTGCAGCAAATATTTCATAAGGCAACGAACAACCGAGCACCGAGCGAATGGGAGTCCCAGCTTAGGGCTAAAGAGCAGATGCCAAAAAGCGAGGACCGGTAAGACACCGGGGCACCCAAACATCCAAGCATCCAAGCATCCAAGTATCCAGGCACTTGggcagcaggcagcaggcagcagACAGCAGACACCAAATGCCAAACACCAGGCGAGGCCAAAAGTATTTACGGCCAACTTAACACTCGACAGTATTGGCAGCGTGACACGAATCTACCCACGTATTTAGCCAATATCCAATCGCAATATATAGAAaacgaaaatatatttttttttcagtaCAGTGGTGATCTTGATATCAATCTGATTCAAAAATGAAAGAACAGcgcaacaaaaattataattttcttagaACCTGCTGAGAGTATTAATCatcaatataaaaataataaaatgacaATCCCGGTAAGTAGTTTCAGCAAGCTGTAGACTTAATACCATTGAAGACAAGTCGAATTAAATTGTCACTAAATTGTAAAGTATCAAAGAAAAATACCCCTTTACGAGGCAAAAACTAGTGAAGATTGCAAAAAAATCCCCAAAATATGACGTGCAAAGAACGATGTGTCAGCGGACATATCTCTCGCCACTCTTTATAAAGGCCACATTTCCAAAAAGATGATTCAGTCTAGTACCAAACATGAGGGTCCTCGCAGCAGAACTCTTAGCAGTATTAGCTTCTTTGCTTTTTAGCGAAATCAACGGACTTAATTCCGTGCTTGTTAAGAATTGTGGGAGAACGAGGCATCCCTCGAGAGTTCGACGGGTTGTGGGAGGCCGTGATGCTGAAAGACTCGCAAATCCATGGATGGTTCTGGTGATCGGGAAAGATGATAATTTCTGTGGCGGTTCGCTCATCACCTCTCGTAAGTTGGTAACTTAGCAATATTCAATTTCTCATTAATTCTAGTCTTCCTTCTTTGCAGTTTTTGTCTTGACTTCAGCGAGTTGTGCTTCCTTGTCGCCCAAGTACGTAAATGCGTTGAAGTTTTCGAGTGaaattaaacattatttacattttcagaCAGGTCAGACTGGGCGAACACAACAGAACTTGCATGAGTGGGGACTGCTTGTCCAGCCGACTTATCGTCAACATCGATCAGCAATTTAGACACCCGCAATACACTGGCGATCAAGATGCCAAAAATGACATCGCTTTACTTCAATTGGCCACGCCGGTGGTGTATTCAGGTAACTAAGCAGTACACTCAGCAGTGATCGCCAAAACTAAGACACTGCCCTACAGACTATATCAGGCCGATTTGTCTGTCGGTCGATATGCCGTCACAAGGACTTCCTCGAACATTTAATGCCTCTGGATGGGGCAGGACTGCGTATGAAAGCGAAAGCCCTGTACTGCAGGCAACCACTCTGCATCTTCAGGACCCTGACCATTGCAATAGGAGATTTGATGTGCAACTTGATGATTCGCAATTATGTGTTGGCACTAGTCACAGCGACACATGTAATGGGGACTCTGGGGGTCCCTTAAGCGCAAGGACAAATTATTGGACCGGAAGTAAGAATGTTCATCGGGTTTTCCAGTTCGGCATTGTCAGCTACGGATCTTCATCTTGCAAAAGTGTTGCTATTTATACAAATGTTTATTACTACACTAACTGGATTGTCGATACAATTAAGAATGTGACTACTCATCGTAGGGAATAATGTTGGGTCGAACCACGACGTTTCCAATCCTGCTCCAAGATTAGTAAACTGGACGcaggtaaaaataatttattttaaaacatgttttatatttattattaagtgTGGTTactctttaaatataatttaattttataataataatttgaacTATTTTTTTGATCATATCTATAACAGGTATAGGATATAGTATTCCGGTCCAAGTCGttctgacttatatactatatgTAAtcctgatagctttaaagcTCAGAGTCTAGTCTTGGTTGAAACTgagttgcaaacttctgactgaaatcgtTACAccccctgcaagggtataaaaatagggTATCTTacgtattaatatttttataaatagctCAATTTTGTATACCCATAACTTGTAAATTCCTGAAGCtgtctaaatattttaaaatttacggtccacattttttttacttagattttttagcctttttttgatttctcaAAAAGGGCTCTAAAGATTTCAAATACAACTTTAAGGTGTATAGCCCTTAAGATTCCTCAACTTTAGGCCTTCGACACATTCTTAAAAATGAGCAACTGGGAACAAAGTGATAAAAGGCAGGATGCTTTCTCGTTAGAAATTTTCATTCTGGGACTTCTTATTCCTATTTTATTcgagtttattaattttctttgcgGGCTTTAGCGACTCACGCCCGCAAACCTGGCTCCCACACGCTCCCACACGCCCAGAAGGCCAACTGCATTTGGGCAGCAGCTCTTGGTCCTCCCAATAACGACAAAGGGGCGGGGACGTGGCGGTACGGGGCGGTGGAGCGGCTCTCGTATCGAAAACCCGAAAAGTAAAAATGGCCCCCAGCGCATGTTGCAAGCAGAGATAAGCAGCCGACTACGGGCAACTTAACATTTTGGGTGCGAGAGGAGGTGGGTGCAGGGCTGGCCAGGAGATGGGCAAACAAATTTCATACTTGGCCCAATGTTTAAACTCTTCAATTGGCTAAAAGCGTTTTTCTCTGTGTGCGCTATCTAAATGTGGCAcgattattgttattattgctgTTGTTTTTACAGCGCTCGCAGGCGTCCACGGCCAGTTAGTTGGCCTCGCtatttatttgcatatatGCAGCTTGCGTTTGCCTTCCAAATCTAGAATTTATTAGCAATCGCAGTGCAGCGGCCAATCtccagtcgcagtcgcaggaGGTAACAGGTAAGTGAACTGCCAAGACCTACAGTCATCCGCTTCTTATTACTCACAAATGGCACACGACGCAGCGAAGGCATCAGGACTTTTGTCAACGCGAATGCAATGCGgcaaaatgttgaaaaataaacgaaaataaGGGAACAAGTGGGGTAACCCGAATCGGATTGAATGCAACTTGCAGATACTCCGGTTGGAAAATTTAACTGCATTTGAGTATGTAACTCTCTTGTGAGGGGTATCATAAACTCAAAAAACTTTGCTCCTATGATGAAGAgcaattattttactttaataatattttctaatcGCAAGTGCATTCTGGTAtgtataagatatagttttgttatattatattgcttattaaataatatttatgataCAACCAGTTCATTTATcgcttatttatatttattgttatttaaacaaaaaactcaaaatatttaaggtatttatgttctattatttattatattatatttgtgATACAAACAGTAAAGGAATTTTGTATCACTCATTTagtaataaaatgatttttaaatattgttaagAAATAGATAGTATAGATAGGCCAGAGGAACTAGATAATCCCCGACTCCGGCATACCCCTGACCCCTGACCAAAGTGATGGGTATGCAGGGAAAGAGAGAGACTTGGCGGTCATATAAGAACACCAAgaggagcaacaacaaaggcgaGTACCGCTGGCGATGGAGAAATAAGagcggcggcaacaacaacaaattggAATATGTGGCCGCCGGGCATAACGGTGTTCATAATAATGATGGCGTGGTCTCTGAAAAGAACCATGACGGAGGAGCAGCCGCAGCGGAATCGGCAGCAGCAGTGGGAGGACGGGGATGCGAATGAGGAGCGGGCCAGGAGCAGGCCGAGAGACCAGGACGAGGCCGAGGCAAGGACAACATGGCCGCAACATAATGAAAACGAAGGGAATTTTCAGTTCGCGAACTCGGCGTCAAGGATGCTGCGGAAGGGGAAACGGAGGCCCAGGGTTCGGGGATCGGGGCTTGGGGAGAACGGAGAACGGAGAACGGGGGCAACGACGCACGAAACCGCACCAAATGCCCGCTGGCCATTGCAAGTTCTCAAGTGCTTCCGGCTGAGAGGTTGCCTACCCGGGACTGCAACGTGAACGAGGACAGTGGCGGAGACGGGGTGCCACTGCCACTAGCCCCCTTTACCCTTGCCCACCCCATCGCTTTCCGGCACATCCACCCACCCACCTTTCTGCACAGAGCAAAAAATTTCAAGGAATTCGAATTTATCCGATGGGATTTTATGTGCACTGCAAGATAATATGTTTTACTCTGGATAAGCACTAAAAGCAAAGTCCTCGCAAACCGTGGTTTCTTGTTTCCTTTCGTTAGCCCAAGCATAAAACTTATCGAACTAATTTAAAGGATATGATCGATCCTAACTTTATAAATGTACACACAAAGAATCATATAACTTACCACtttataaaagttttaatattGAATAGCAGCCAAAGATACAATAAAATCCTCAAACCAATTCTTAACAATTGCTTAGTTTTTGCTTACAGCTGGGTAactattttttcaattattcgCAATGGCAAAACGATATTTTTCTCAGTAAAGCTTAATTCTactaaaatgattttaagctGCCAATTATTTCTCTCCGTGCAGCCCACCTACCAATATTGTCATGTGGTTTTCTTTGCCGATGCGGGGGAGACTCCTGGTTGCCTGCCACTAACCATTGAGCTTCATCAGCAGGCAGCGACGACGACGAAGGTGATGATGATGCCGATGATGAGTGTGACTGCGCCGTCGACATCATGGGACGGAAATGAGTGAAGCGTGACATTTGCTGCTCCTGCGATATCACGCTACGCTGCTCGCCCCCGCCCCCGACGCCACCCCCCTCCGGCTGCACCTGCTCCTTCTTTATCCTTTCCTCAGCCTCAGAGTCCTTTGCCTCCTCCTCCCCGATGCCACATGTGAGCCGCGGGCCAGGCAAAAGGAAACTCCTCGTATAACGCAAATTAAAAATCGCACTGCGACTGCAAGACATCCACGTCCCGGTAATGGGAAACTAGCGTGCAAATATGTGAGCGGCTGAAGAAAAGTCCTTCTTCCCTCCGCGCGCCCAGGAGTATGCAGCACTCTTTTAATTAGCCCTCGTTACTATTGGACTTTAATTTGCCCCGCCCACTTCGAGAGCCCTCTTTAAGTAGTTGCAAATAATGTGCCGAATGGCCAGCGGCAAAAGTTGGAATTCAACATTCGACATCAAAACAAATGCATAACAAAAGGTGTAGCACACATATCATGCATATTTTGGGGGAAAATTGCCTCCAACGCGCTGCTGTCCGCTTCTCCCTGACCCAGAAAGAGGGGCGGGGGAGGGTTTGAGAATCCTCCACCCCCTTTCGGGGCGGCAATCAACCTTTGGCAGCGGCTCGCGTTTTTGCGCTGCCGGCGGCCAAATATCGATGTAAAGAATTAAAAACATAGGTACATGCGTACTGAGGGCGCTGGATTGGCCCCGGGGGCAAAGGGCAAAGGGGCGAGGCGGCCTAAGCTGGGCGAGCGGCAGATACAATAAAACATGCAAATATTCGCCCAAGGCcagtgcaacaacaacagcagacACAGTCAAAACAGAGAGCGCCAAAGAACGCAGCCCAAACATCAAACCCACATGCAGAATGGTCCTTTCGGGGAATGGTCCTTTTGGGGAAGGTCCTTTGGTGGCGGCATGACCGCAGGTGTATACGTACACGCAATACACACAGACGCGGCATAGATATGGatgtgtgcatgtgtgtggaTGTGCGGCAGATACCAAAGGGTACAAAGTTTATTTAGCTTTAGACGAAATTAAAGGCCTTTGTATATTAAGTAACCCACGTGGAAGGCATCCGTCCACAGGCATACATAAATGCAGTGCGATAACACACCCAGGTCCTGCGAGTGTTGAAGTTGTACATAAAATATGCCGCTGGCCGTTCTAAACGtaccaaaaatgaaatttataccacaaaaaggcgaaaaaatAAAGCATAAAAAAGGAATGCGACCGAATTCGTTTCAAATGTTCATGTTCATTGGAGGGCCCAAAAGGCCGCCGCAGGACATCGTTGCGTACCTCAAAAACGAGCTGTAAAGTCCTCGTCCCCCCTGGATTTTAGCAGTGTACGTGTAGGTGTGTGTGGGGCGCTGGTTATAAAAATACTTCGCCCATATTTTGATTCCATCAGCAGGCTTTTGGCGGTAATAACTGGACACGAAGACAATAGGGGAcccacataaaataaattcaaattgcCTGGACTCGTAAAACAATGCTTTCAATCGAGTGATGAATAGAAGAGATTGcgacaattttaaaaacccCTTGTTGtatttaaatcttaaaaataacatatttcataaaaaatatcaaaaacatgggagataatattgatttttaagCAATAAGCAAAAGCcctcttttgttttttaatgaattaaatatttatttataagggCATTAAATCTGTCTCTGATGATGTCTAGTTTccaaaatgtgtgctaaataattcacttttttttttgtttcaattgacgtaaattactttaataaaaaaatgcaatatcAAACAACATTGTTTTGTGTAATATTAGAACACAGCcgcaaacaaataataatttaaaaaaaggctTATTAATCAATTTCCTGTTGGAAACCCTTTATGAGTAGTGTTACACTTTgggttatttttacaattattattatctataCTAAGACGTTTGACGCTTATTTTTAATGACAATTTTTGGAAAGTAATGCATATTTTTTAGAGATTGCAGtattaacaagaaaggaagttaacttcggcaagccgaagtttgtatacccttgcagttataagaaataatcaactttagtaaataatttttcatattttcccaccaattttccgattgttcctatgacagctatattaattcgaaatttagaacgaattcataaatgttatttccaagcttagaaggttatatattaaaaaacaccgaaaatataattgttttttaatttatatccggctggttccgacttatatagtacctgtaatagaaagaagacttttgggaaaatttcagccAGATAgattaaaaactgagagactagtttgcgtagaaacggacagacagacggacagacggacggacagacggacatggctagatcgacttgtctagtggcgctgatcaagaagatatatactttatggggtcggaaacgtttccttcactgcgttccAAATTCCTGAccgaaatcattataccccctgcaagggtataaaaatatgaaacgtTTCAAATGGAGTCCttaccattttattttattgagttTTAGTCACAGCATTATGAGTTTTAAGCACATCCATAACATAAGTTTCTATCCATAATAGAAGCCTTATTACTATAGGTTACCCtagttattttaaatgttgagTACATTGCTCTTTTACCCTTGAGGAGCCGGAAAAGTAGCAACTGGAAAAGGCACGAATATTAAATGTCTGAAAACGTGCTGCATTTGAGATGGCCACCCTTCGGCATGATTATTAACTTTGGGCTGCATTTACATTTTGACAATTGCAGCCGCAATCAGGCAGGCAGCCAGCCCATGGATATTGATGCATGCGTCAGGCTTTCGGGCCCAGTTTGCGTCTGCGATGCAACTGCATCTGGGATTCGGGGGTTCCGGGGATGCTGATGTGGGGTTGTGAcactgcagcagctgcagggGCATAAAAACTGATGACTTGTGCCGCTGTCTGATCCGTGACGGAACCGTAACCGTGGCCATTACATCGACGTCCCAATGGTACAATTTcatccttttttatatatatttactgcTCGCTTTTGTCACGTATAAAAATGCATGAAATGCGGCAAGCTGGCAAACTGGCAGGCGAACAGGGCCAGCATATCTGAATATATACATGtatattgtatatttaaatgtcGTTGCACTGATTGACAAAAGCCATATCGGCGGGGCTCAATAAAAAGCGCGGAGGCGGGGCGCCAGcagggcgtatgagtaatgtaACCGAAACACAATGCAATTGCCAATAAAGATGAGGCCCTGGCGAAAAAACTTGATTGCAGTTTTGTGTTTCATGCTGCATATTCATGCGATGACTACGATGACTACAACTACAACTACGGGAATGCCAAATGcctaaaaaacaaagaaatatttgctGCTGAGCGTCGTGAAAAACCTCTTTAAGCCGAAACACCCGTGTGCATTAATCTAATCAAAAATGCCGAATGCAAATAAAACTTAGAAAGTGCAAAACTATTTTTTCGCCCTGCGAAAAACGTTTCGCTTCGGCAAACGGCTTCAATATTTAATGCAGTTGTTATAGaaattcattttgattttattacagGGCTCATGAATAATTGCCACACCTGGAGAGCCCAGCGAAACCGGATTCCTGAGCCTGAGCATGCATATGGAAAGCCTTTTTCGCTTCACGCTCGCCGATTGCATTTATAAAACCGTTTGTCCgcgatttgcatatttttaggcGCCATCCTATTTCTGCAAAGCCACGCCATTAAAGCCGGCGCTTAAGCACGTATGTATAAATATTGGTCGGTTGGCTAGGGGGCATGGCCAGACCCCTGCCGAACGGGATATTCTATATAATTTTGTAGTCTCACATTTTGCGGAGctaatctgcatttaaatggaatttttaattattttcctgGCCGCATCCTTTGACAATCACAGCGGGACAACGGCGCTCGAGGCGGCAGCGGGGACACTCGCCTGTCCCGCCGCCACGCCCAGCGACGCCTGGCTCCGCCCCCGATTCGCGGTCCACAAAATGCAGttcgaatttaaataaaacttaacaAGCTTGCCGCACACACAAAGGTGGGCTAGTGCCCCCGCCCGGAATATATATAGACATATAACTCAATGCCAGTGCATTTTAGATTGCCAATCAAAATGTGGAGCAAAATATATCAGGTGTTGATTTAGAGGGGTGGCACAGGGGCTGCCGTTCCGCAGTGCCCAACAATTTCGCCATCATCGGCTAAGCAAATAAGAATATTAATGGTTTTTTCCAGCCATTGCACAATATTTTGCACCCACCCATGCATAATACACCTGAGCGGGTTTTTCGATTAGGAGGTGCCCAGGGACCGCCCACTGTTCACCGCCTTGCCAGTGCCCGGCTATATGTGCTGcgcataaaattaaaattggcgacattttacaaattgcattttcgcatttatgccaatgaaaaattgtaattaacaTGTTAATTAATAGTTGGCCGCGGGCCtggtttgttttattaaacatGAAAAATCCGCTGCATAATTTTAGGCTCGCCAATGAATATGAATATGTGTGTTTGTCGCTTCGCTGGGCGttcaatgaaaacaaaatcaCTTTACGAGCCtgctattttaatattaattagttttggCTGCCTGTGAAAAGAAAACAAGTAAACAAGCGAATTtcattgtacattttaatgGCAATCAAAGGAGCCAGCAGGAGGAGTAGTTTTTTATGGTAAGAAAGGAGGGGAATATGTCCTCTTGGGGGGTTCGAAGTATAGGATTTAGCTGATTTTCTGGAGACGGGATGGGCTAAATTATTGTCATTCTGGCCGCAGCGAAAACCGGAAGTGACCTGAGTTCCGGCGGGCTCGAGCGGCTTGTCTTTCAATTTGGCTGCTGGACCGCGGAGCTTGTTTGGTTTCATCATGGCCGTGGCATTCCCCCGGTGAGACGGTGGTTGGAATTGGCCAACGGCGCTTCGTCCTCCTCCTTGACTtgctcacacacactcaccgGCTGCCCTCCCCTATCCTTGTTATTTCTGGAAAGGAAATGCGAACGTGAACTGCATGTCTGGCCCGGACTGGTTGGGGCAGCTCCGCCTGGGCCAACATCGAGGGGCAAAGAAGGCCTGGCCAGCACAACGGAGCGGAAATTAAAAGAAGCAAAAGAAAACAGCACCGGAACGGGAAGAGGAACCTCTAAACCGCTGCGCACCTGCACATTACAATGAATCCTGCGGCAGAAATGCAAAACCAAACCAACGAACTTACAGGCCACGGACAAAGAACCCCATATCATCTACAAGCCATATCCCAGATGCGATTGCCATCCTTGGTTGCTGATGGCCGGCTAATGACTTGTTGCATTCGACTCCTGCCGAGATTGACAGCTGCCAGGGTTCTGATCTGGCCACGAGAAGTCCCAGTTACAGCAATCGATGGACCAAGGACTAACTCAAACAAGCAACcaaatttagtttattaaGATAGCTTTTCCCACACATTCACTCTTTGTCATTTCTGGGTCTAAGTTCCATCTCACTTTGCAATTTACTGGCATTTCCCACTGAAATTCTGCAAAGTTGGAAAAGCAATTACTTTTCGTCGAAATTTTTGTGCTTCgtaaacatttaatttccaattttaATTTGCTCCAATGCATTGCCATTGCCTTTGCCTCACACACAGGACGGGATGGAGAACCAATCGACATTGGGGACTGCTAGATGAGGTCCTGCCGCACCAAAGGATCTGCTGCTCCGCCTCCACAGCCCGGACTCATGTGGCTTGGGCTCCGTTTCTCAtttacattaaataaatattgtacaATTGTATTGAGCAGCCGGCAAAGGTGAGTCCCAGTGCCGGTCCGATGAAATGAGCTCTGGCTGCCGGTTCCGGTGCCAACTTCATCTTACGAAGGAGCCTCCTCCTTTGACTACTCCACCTCGTTCTGCAAGTGTAAATATTCccagaaaataaaagaatttcatTCTGACAAAGAAAAAATGGGCTTTCAATGAATAAAATGGCAATTGAAACGTTTTGCTGGTTCGGTTTATGGAAAAtgcatgttgcatgttgccTCGTTCATGCAAATGCAGCAAGCAAAACTGCAATTTGGCAGCTATGAAAATAACCGAAATATGGGTAGCCGTATCCATTCGACACTCACAAAaccaaaatcaatttcaatcgGATGCCTCGCAGAGCGGTAGTTTAATCAGGCTTCCGTAGGATGCAGTTAAGATCTAATGGGAGCTGACTTACAGATTGAGTTTGGATACTTTAGGAACTTTCCTCGTTAATATTGCATTGGTATTCTTTGAAGAAGAAGTTTTGTTTTCTTGAATTGAAAATACATTAGTAGACATTTTGTGATCTTTTTAAGCTCTAAGCCCGGAATCGTATCAAtcttttaaaaccaaaacttaATATGTAAACATTATGAACCACATCGGTTAAAACCcacagatatatatataaaattctaCGGAAACCACTCTCAACCCATTGTCTCATTTCTAAATAGttcaaaaatactaaataaaatataaaacgtAAGGTTTTTTGCTGCtatacatatttaataaatCCCTAGCCAACTCATAGGTTTCACTATAATATAGCATAGtaataatttttacttttaatttaagtcGTTTTTTTACTTAACCGAaatgctaaaaatattttttcttgtgtGCCATGGCCGCCATTTAGTTCAAATATTGGTGCATATTTTTCTGCTCTAATAGACTTGTCTTtcggaaatataaaaatggtcGTACAATTTTCCTTGAATTTAATTCCTGGCTATGTTTTTGCAGTTGTCCTGGCACACATGCAGCCACATGTACGATATCCTTTTTAATGGCTCAGTGGAGTCCTGATCCAATGACTTGTGATGTGCAAATGTTATCCTGTCTCCCAGGCTGTCTCTATTCGtccgtatccgtatctgtcTGTCTCCGCTCCGCATGtgtgtttataatttactttgcTTTCTGACAAAaggattttaaaacaattattttaatgtttttcgcCCCCACACTCACAAACGCAGGTACAGAGCAACAGACATTACGTCAAATTGAGTTGGTTTCATTGgcaaaatgttaaaatgttgaaatgacttttgccaatttttggcttttaaatgcaatttttctcttcatttaacattggCTCTGTCCCGTATAATTCGGGCAAAAtcgaaaactttatttaatcaaacacaaacacaaatgcAAGTCCAACAAAAGTACAATGTAAATAAATGCCAGCAGAGTTTTGCATTCATGTTTGATGTTTTTGTTTCCACTTtcgttatt is part of the Drosophila biarmipes strain raj3 chromosome 2R, RU_DBia_V1.1, whole genome shotgun sequence genome and encodes:
- the LOC108026496 gene encoding melanization protease 1-like: MRVLAAELLAVLASLLFSEINGLNSVLVKNCGRTRHPSRVRRVVGGRDAERLANPWMVLVIGKDDNFCGGSLITSLFVLTSASCASLSPKQVRLGEHNRTCMSGDCLSSRLIVNIDQQFRHPQYTGDQDAKNDIALLQLATPVVYSDYIRPICLSVDMPSQGLPRTFNASGWGRTAYESESPVLQATTLHLQDPDHCNRRFDVQLDDSQLCVGTSHSDTCNGDSGGPLSARTNYWTGSKNVHRVFQFGIVSYGSSSCKSVAIYTNVYYYTNWIVDTIKNVTTHRRE